One genomic segment of Brassica napus cultivar Da-Ae chromosome A3, Da-Ae, whole genome shotgun sequence includes these proteins:
- the LOC106440016 gene encoding U-box domain-containing protein 9-like — protein sequence MAKTGFFDSDPTAIAKAKELKREMKKLLSNIEEEDGLSVQTIDQLQEALSAFRQATTMRKMAKSSSLEMLETAVSCPDEFRCPLSNELMRDPVVLASGQTYDKLFIQRWLSSGNRTCPKTEQVLPHTALTPNVLIRDMISKWCKTVGLETNNLYESKKAVTRSDREVFNSLLCKVSSSSNVQDQRSAAKELRLLTKKGTEFRALFGESSEGITRLVSPLLVNQDEQLQEDVVTTLLNISIHDDSNKKLVCENPNVIPLLIDALTRGTVATRSNAAAAIFTLSALDSNKALIGKSGILKPLIDLLEEGNPLAIKDAAAAIFTLCIAHENRSRAVKDGAVRVLGKKISEGLYVDELLALLAMLVTHWKAVEELGELGGVSWLLEITRESECKRNKENAIVILHTICFSDRTKWKEIREEESGHGTITRLAREGTSRAQRKANGILDRLRKAMNLTHTA from the exons ATGGCAAAGACCGGATTTTTCGATTCGGATCCGACGGCGATTGCTAAAGCTAAAGAGCTAAAGCGCGAGATGAAGAAACTTCTGAGTAACATCGAGGAAGAGGATGGTTTGAGCGTTCAGACAATCGATCAGTTGCAGGAGGCTCTGTCCGCGTTTAGACAAGCGACGACGATGAGGAAGATGGCGAAGTCTTCTTCTTTAGAGATGCTCGAGACGGCGGTGTCTTGTCCTGACGAGTTTCGTTGTCCTCTCTCCAACGAGCTCATGCGTGATCCTGTCGTCTTGGCTTCTGGTCAG ACATACGACAAGTTATTCATCCAAAGATGGTTGAGTTCAGGCAACAGAACATGTCCCAAGACAGAACAAGTTCTGCCTCACACTGCTTTAACTCCCAATGTCTTAATCCGTGATATGATCTCTAAATGGTGCAAGACGGTTGGGTTAGAGACTAATAATCTATACGAGTCCAAGAAAGCTGTCACTAGATCAGATCGTGAGGTTTTCAATTCCTTGCTCTGTaaagtctcttcttcttcgaaCGTTCAAGATCAAAGATCAGCTGCAAAGGAGCTAAGACTTTTGACCAAGAAAGGAACCGAGTTTCGAGCTCTTTTCGGTGAATCTTCTGAAGGAATCACACGCTTAGTGAGTCCGTTGTTGGTTAACCAAGATGAGCAACTTCAAGAAGATGTGGTGACAACATTGTTGAACATATCTATACACGATGACAGCAACAAGAAGCTCGTCTGCGAAAACCCTAACGTGATTCCTCTCCTGATCGATGCATTAACGCGTGGAACTGTAGCCACGAGAAGCAATGCAGCTGCAGCGATCTTCACTCTCTCTGCTCTCGATTCGAACAAAGCGCTCATAGGGAAATCTGGAATCTTGAAACCGCTTATCGATCTTTTAGAAGAAGGGAATCCATTAGCTATCAAAGACGCAGCCGCAGCGATCTTCACTCTCTGTATTGCACACGAGAACAGGAGCAGAGCTGTGAAGGACGGAGCTGTTAGGGTTTTAGGTAAGAAAATCTCTGAAGGGTTGTATGTGGATGAGCTTTTAGCTTTATTAGCGATGCTTGTTACTCACTGGAAGGCTGTGGAGGAGCTTGGCGAGCTCGGTGGGGTGTCTTGGCTGCTGGAGATAACTAGAGAGAGTGAATGCAAGAGAAACAAAGAGAACGCGATTGTGATACTGCATACTATATGTTTTAGTGACAGGACAAAGTGGAAGGAGATCAGAGAAGAGGAGAGTGGTCATGGAACGATAACAAGGCTTGCGCGTGAAGGAACGTCTAGGGCACAGAGGAAAGCCAATGGGATCCTGGATAGGCTGAGAAAAGCTATGAATCTTACTCACACAGCCTGA
- the LOC111214121 gene encoding auxin-induced in root cultures protein 12, translating into MASTSSLLLVLAVACFISPAISQTCSTQNVSTSFDSCMDLPVLDSYLHYTYDAANSSLSVAFVATPPRSGDWVAWGINPTGTRMLGSQAFLAYSPRAGARPMVDTYNISSYNLTPGRLTFDFWNVRAESMPGNLIVIYASVKVPMGANSVNQVWQIGGNVTNGRPGVHPMTPANMASTRVLRLTGSDAPSSAPGSAPGSAPGSAPGSAPGSVPGSAQGPTTPGASTTPGQAGGPENAGSMSTSVNFGVNFGILVMLATIFIF; encoded by the coding sequence ATGGCTTCtacctcttctcttcttcttgtccTAGCCGTCGCTTGTTTCATCTCACCGGCGATTTCACAGACGTGCTCTACGCAGAACGTCTCCACCAGCTTCGACAGTTGCATGGACCTCCCCGTACTCGATTCCTACCTCCACTACACTTACGACGCAGCCAACTCATCCCTCTCCGTCGCATTCGTCGCTACTCCGCCTCGTTCCGGCGACTGGGTCGCTTGGGGTATCAACCCCACAGGGACTAGAATGCTCGGTTCTCAGGCCTTCCTCGCCTACAGTCCTCGAGCGGGCGCGCGTCCCATGGTGGACACGTACAACATCAGCAGCTACAACCTCACCCCAGGGAGACTTACCTTCGACTTCTGGAACGTACGCGCCGAATCCATGCCCGGTAATCTGATCGTGATTTACGCGTCGGTTAAGGTTCCGATGGGAGCCAACAGCGTGAACCAAGTGTGGCAGATCGGCGGGAATGTGACTAACGGTCGTCCGGGAGTGCATCCTATGACTCCGGCGAACATGGCCTCTACACGGGTGTTGAGATTGACCGGTTCTGATGCTCCGAGCTCTGCTCCGGGCTCTGCTCCGGGCTCTGCTCCGGGCTCTGCTCCGGGCTCTGCTCCAGGCTCTGTTCCAGGGTCTGCTCAAGGGCCGACCACTCCTGGTGCCTCGACCACTCCAGGACAGGCGGGAGGTCCAGAGAACGCGGGTTCGATGTCGACCAGCGTAAATTTCGGGGTTAATTTTGGAATTTTGGTTATGTTGGCTACTATTTTCATCTTTTGA
- the LOC106389006 gene encoding asparagine--tRNA ligase, cytoplasmic 2 yields MDSHGKTHQREHEDDVISPKPVALSKYSNRVELKTLLERSDGGARLAGKRVVIGGWVKSSRAVKKDSPAPPPPPQPSSLAVPPPPSTTKSNISCTEIIQSKMNIFRKLFDVLSGGGKTTYPIFDKPEVTGQKATSPPEYIIYFLISDGSSVSSLQVVVDSAMSTIPATQLMSLGTCIVAEGVLRHPLAASAKHVIELEAEKLLHVGTVDPEKYPLSKKQLPLHLLRDFSHFRPRTTTVGSVTRVHSALTLASHTFFQSNGFQYVQVPVITTTGVGEMFRVTTTLDREEKKHDGLSIETVKAAIKEKSRLIDHLKRSDSNREAVAAAVHDLKKTTDLAAQLEKKQKPKAATQKLDFFGCDAYLIVSGRFHLESYASALGKVYTYGPRFTADKIDNARHLAETWNVEAEMAFSELDDAMDCADDFFKFLCRYLLENRHEDMKFISKRVDKTVTTRLEATASNSLLRFSYTEAISLLQTATTRTFETKPKWGVALTEEHLSYLTDEICKGSVMIIHSYPKEVKPFYVRLNDDKKTVAAFDLVVPKVGVVINGSQNEERFEILDASIKELGSTSREKYEWYLDLRRHGTVKHSGISLRMEHMLLFATGLPDIKDAVPFPRSWGKANN; encoded by the exons ATGGATTCTCACGGGAAAACACATCAGAGAGAGCATGAAGATGACGTCATCTCTCCGAAACCCGTTGCCTTGTCGAAGTACTCGAACCGGGTCGAGTTAAAGACTCTCCTCGAACGCAGCGACGGCGGCGCAAGATTAGCCGGTAAAAGGGTCGTGATCGGCGGGTGGGTTAAGTCTTCTAGAGCCGTTAAGAAAGACTCTCCAGCTCCACCTCCGCCGCCGCAGCCGTCGTCACTAGCCGTCCCTCCGCCACCGTCGACGACGAAGTCCAACATTAGCTGCACGGAGATCATACAGTCAAAGATGAATATTTTCAGAAAGCTTTTCGATGTGTTGAGCGGCGGCGGAAAGACGACTTACCCGATCTTCGATAAACCGGAGGTAACCGGTCAGAAAGCCACGTCACCACCGGAGTATATAATATACTTCTTGATCAGTGATGGTTCCTCTGTCTCCAGTCTCCAG GTTGTTGTTGATTCTGCAATGTCGACTATTCCAGCAACTCAGCTTATGTCTCTAGGGACATGTATCGTAGCAGAAGGTGTGCTAAGACATCCCCTGGCTGCCTCTGCAAAACACGTGATCGAGCTTGAGGCAGAGAAGCTTCTTCATGTAGGAACAGTTGATCCAGAGAAGTATCCACTCTCCAAGAAACAGCTTCCTCTGCATTTGCTTAGAGACTTCTCTCACTTCAGGCCCCGCACAACTACG GTTGGGTCGGTGACTCGAGTCCATAGTGCGTTAACCTTAGCGAGCCACACGTTCTTTCAATCTAACGGGTTTCAGTATGTTCAAGTACCAGTTATCACAACAACTGGAGTCGGCGAGATGTTTAGAGTCACTACTACTCTTGACAGAGAGGAGAAGAAGCATGATGGATTGAGCATTGAGACAGTAAAGGCTGCGATAAAGGAGAAGAGTAGACTCATTGATCACCTTAAGAGATCTGACAGCAACCGAGAAGCTGTGGCTGCTGCTGTGCACGACTTGAAGAAAACGACCGATCTTGCAGCTCAGcttgagaagaaacaaaaaccaaagGCAGCAACTCAGAAGCTTGATTTCTTTGGTTGTGACGCTTATCTGATTGTGTCTGGGAGGTTCCATCTTGAGAGCTACGCTTCTGCGCTTGGAAAGGTTTATACCTATGGACCGAGATTCACAGCTGATAAAATCGATAACGCGAGGCACTTGGCAGAGACGTGGAATGTGGAAGCTGAGATGGCTTTCTCTGAGTTGGAT GATGCTATGGACTGTGCTGATGACTTCTTCAAGTTCCTCTGCAGATATCTTCTTGAAAATCGtcatgaagatatgaagttCATATCGAAACGAGTTGACAAGACCGTTACCACACGTCTTGAAGCAACAGCTTCCAATTCTCTTCTGAGGTTCTCTTATACTGAAGCGATTAGTCTTCTTCAAACG GCAACCACTAGAACATTCGAAACCAAGCCTAAGTGGGGCGTTGCTTTAACAGAGGAGCATCTCAG TTATCTAACTGATGAGATCTGCAAGGGCTCTGTAATGATCATACATAGCTACCCGAAAGAGGTTAAACCGTTTTACGTAAGGTTGAATGACGATAAGAAGACTGTGGCAGCGTTTGATCTGGTCGTACCAAAG gttggcGTTGTGATCAATGGGAGCCAAAACGAAGAACGGTTTGAGATTTTGGATGCGAGTATCAAGGAACTTGGATCAACATCAAGGGAGAAGTACGAGTGGTACTTAGATTTAAGGAGGCATGGGACAGTGAAGCATTCAGGGATAAGCCTAAGGATGGAACATATGCTTTTGTTTGCTACTGGGCTTCCTGATATCAAAGACGCAGTTCCTTTCCCAAGAAGTTGGGGCAAAGCAAACAATTGA
- the LOC106386314 gene encoding uncharacterized protein LOC106386314 → MIRRNAVHATSSLPSRLYWPQQRRKGKRAVVRLGNRRRGFLVGQPRTVVQRWRMNIGKPLKIMRNIILGIITNGGNVKFLDAYLWSLPILRPQLFPLC, encoded by the coding sequence aTGATAAGAAGAAACGCAGTTCATGCCACTTCAAGTCTTCCGTCGAGATTGTATTGGCCGCAGCAACGGAGGAAAGGAAAACGGGCCGTCGTGAGATTAGGAAACAGGCGACGAGGGTTCTTGGTGGGGCAACCGCGGACGGTGGTGCAGAGATGGAGGATGAACATCGGAAAGCCGTTGAAGATAATGAGAAATATCATTTTGGGAATTATCACAAATGGTGGTAATGTTAAGTTCTTGGATGCTTATCTTTGGTCTTTACCGATCTTACGTCCGCAGTTGTTTCCACTATGTTGA
- the LOC106387401 gene encoding LOW QUALITY PROTEIN: protein LIM1 (The sequence of the model RefSeq protein was modified relative to this genomic sequence to represent the inferred CDS: substituted 1 base at 1 genomic stop codon) yields the protein MSLTFSNISQNYKXIIKMRKTEVLTVMILMVLVESDLVKEATAHPCGRTFLSALIELVPCTLSVVPFSTLSPNEPCCTAIKTLGQPCLCVIANGPSIPGVDHTLALQLPGKCSANFSPCN from the coding sequence ATGAGCCTCACCTTTTCAAACATTTCTCAAAActacaaataaattattaaaatgagaAAAACAGAGGTTCTTACAGTAATGATTCTTATGGTTTTGGTCGAGTCAGACCTGGTCAAAGAGGCTACGGCACACCCATGTGGTCGAACATTTTTGTCCGCTTTGATTGAACTCGTGCCTTGTACACTATCAGTGGTGCCGTTTAGCACATTGTCTCCGAACGAGCCATGTTGCACTGCCATCAAAACGCTTGGTCAGCCTTGTCTATGCGTTATTGCCAATGGACCATCTATTCCTGGCGTTGACCACACTCTCGCTCTCCAGTTACCTGGAAAATGTTCTGCCAATTTTTCTCCGTGTAACTAA
- the LOC106389005 gene encoding uncharacterized protein LOC106389005: MERAMIRIVQITIILCFSIAAVISISTDDESIYEILKQNGLPSGIFPKGVTEFNFDVKTGRFSVYLNRSCDAKYEAELRYEANVTGTIGDSHVADLSGISAQDLFLWFPVKGIRVDVPSSGLIYFDVGVVRKQYSLSFFDAPRDCVAVRGENEVQASMLSLYQVDESLGRNII; the protein is encoded by the exons ATGGAACGAGCCATGATTCGTATAGTTCAAATAACGATTATTCTCTGTTTCTCCATCGCCGCCGTGATCTCGATCTCCACCGATGACGAGTCTATCTACGAGATCCTCAAGCAGAACGGATTGCCTTCAGGGATATTCCCTAAAGGCGTGACGGAGTTCAACTTCGACGTCAAAACGGGACGGTTCTCTGTTTACTTGAACCGCTCCTGCGATGCCAAGTACGAGGCAGAGCTGCGTTACGAGGCGAACGTTACGGGGACGATAGGTGATTCTCACGTGGCTGATTTGTCGGGAATATCGGCGCAAGACCTGTTCCTGTGGTTTCCGGTTAAAGGGATACGAGTCGACGTGCCGAGCTCTGGTCTTATCTACTTCGACGTTGGCGTCGTTCGCAAGCAATACTCGCTGTCGTTTTTCGATGCGCCTAGAGATTGCGTTGCGGTTCGCGGTGAGAATGAG GTTCAGGCTTCTATGTTGTCATTGTATCAAGTAGATGAATCTCTTGGGAGAAACATTATTTAG
- the LOC106386412 gene encoding calmodulin-like protein 3, producing the protein MDQAELSRIFQMFDRNGDGKITKQELNDSLENVGIYMPDKDLVQMIEKIDLNGDGYVDIEEFGGLYETIMEERDEEEDMREAFNVFDQNRDGFITVEELKSVLASLGLKQGRTLEDCKKMIGKVDADGDGMVNYKEFKQMMKGGGFAALESNL; encoded by the coding sequence ATGGATCAAGCAGAGCTTTCCCGGATATTCCAAATGTTCGACAGGAACGGTGACGGCAAAATCACCAAGCAAGAGCTGAATGATTCATTAGAGAACGTTGGAATCTACATGCCTGACAAAGATTTGGTGCAGATGATTGAGAAGATTGATCTCAACGGCGATGGGTACGTGGACATCGAAGAGTTTGGAGGGTTGTACGAGACCATCATGGAGGAGAGAGACGAGGAGGAAGATATGAGAGAGGCTTTCAATGTGTTTGATCAGAACCGAGACGGGTTCATCACGGTCGAGGAGCTGAAATCTGTGTTAGCTTCCTTGGGGCTCAAGCAAGGCAGAACACTAGAGGATTGTAAGAAGATGATAGGGAAAGTGGATGCTGATGGAGATGGGATGGTGAATTATAAAGAGTTTAAACAAATGATGAAAGGTGGTGGATTTGCCGCCTTAGAATCAAACTtgtaa
- the LOC106385683 gene encoding uncharacterized protein LOC106385683, producing the protein MEASEPKTNYTPTVETMTSPASSSAATTSVHVSALDGLVNVNSLFTIAVFVGLSIATPGQHSLELRSSCDASADVARKLLVFEVVSFSFFLFSSLVAQGLKLALNLLNSKDVDEIFRAHINITVLRWGMMASAVGSVMGCLFLMMSMVNVIQIRLGLLSCGSESSAQAVATLVTLVSSALLVYISTAIYAFWH; encoded by the exons ATGGAAGC ATCTGAGCCGAAAACTAACTACACACCCACCGTGGAGACAATGACGTCACCTGCTTCTTCCTCCGCCGCCACCACAAGCGTCCACGTAAGCGCTCTCGACGGCCTCGTCAACGTGAACTCCCTCTTCACCATCGCCGTCTTCGTAGGCCTCTCCATAGCCACTCCGGGACAGCACAGCCTCGAGCTCCGGTCCAGCTGCGACGCGAGCGCTGACGTGGCGAGGAAGCTGCTGGTCTTCGAAGTCGTCTCCTtcagcttcttcctcttctcctccCTCGTGGCTCAGGGTCTCAAGCTCGCACTGAACCTTCTCAACAGCAAAGACGTGGACGAGATCTTCAGAGCTCATATTAATATCACGGTGCTGAGATGGGGAATGATGGCGTCTGCTGTCGGATCTGTGATGGGTTGTTTGTTCTTGATGATGtctatggttaatgtgattcaGATCCGTTTAGGGTTGCTTTCTTGCGGTAGTGAGTCCTCGGCTCAGGCGGTTGCGACGCTGGTGACGTTGGTTTCCTCTGCTCTCTTGGTTTATATCTCTACTGCTATTTATGCTTTCTGGCATTGA
- the LOC106384232 gene encoding probably inactive leucine-rich repeat receptor-like protein kinase At5g48380 produces the protein MMMVAKLVCTIFIRSCLWLLLLPGLTRAMESDITCLRSLKSQLKDPHAYLSNWVFGDYSDGYICSFFGMYCYRSSLNKVLSINLGGSGLEGEFPSGVKLCSFMESLNLTGNNLTGTLPSDTFSSLPFLVTLDLSNNNLAGEIPASLPNMSYLNTLLLDHNRFTGRIPSELASSPGLLQFSVAHNDLKGPIPEFTAGNISLSSFDDNPDLCGFPLDPCQDSFYSMAIIAANIAAAAFFPVGACYGWLYDSHNQNQRPRRR, from the coding sequence ATGAtgatggttgctaagctagttTGTACCATTTTCATCCGGAGCTGTCTCTGGCTGTTACTGCTCCCTGGCTTGACCCGTGCAATGGAGTCCGACATAACTTGCCTGAGAAGCTTAAAGTCCCAGCTTAAGGACCCCCATGCATATCTGTCTAACTGGGTATTTGGAGACTACAGTGACGGTTATATCTGCAGCTTCTTTGGCATGTACTGCTACCGTAGTAGCCTTAATAAGGTGCTAAGCATCAATCTTGGCGGGTCCGGTCTGGAGGGAGAGTTTCCTAGCGGTGTTAAACTATGTTCATTCATGGAGAGTCTAAACCTTACTGGAAACAACCTCACTGGCACTCTTCCATCAGACACATTCTCATCTCTTCCATTTCTTGTTACTCTAGACCTCTCCAACAACAACTTGGCTGGTGAAATCCCTGCTAGTTTGCCAAACATGTCCTACTTAAACACGCTTTTGCTTGATCATAACCGGTTCACGGGTCGCATTCCGTCCGAGTTAGCCTCAAGTCCAGGACTTCTACAGTTCTCGGTGGCTCACAATGATCTTAAAGGCCCCATTCCAGAATTCACCGCTGGAAACATATCTCTCTCGAGCTTTGATGACAATCCGGATCTGTGTGGTTTCCCGCTGGATCCCTGCCAAGACTCTTTCTATTCCATGGCCATTATAGCAGCCAACATTGCTGCAGCTGCATTTTTTCCTGTAGGTGCATGCTACGGCTGGTTATATGATAGCCACAATCAGAATCAACGACCAAGAAGACGTTAA
- the LOC106389004 gene encoding formin-like protein 10, with translation MEGLRYIIIIFSLLSCASSRLSCASPPTFTRRHLSQAPVTGGLPFFPAYGSPSPPPSPPLPPPPTPLPPPPAPADLTFPANISALVLPSSPKQHTASRTLLIPVISALLAAATAIILALFLYGRWRVQTRRHESKNLASETKPPEQAPPPCPPPRNTTENKLSVSASASGSRFVKPESPEISPLPPLPARSFLKEEEDDDDDFYSPQASLASKEQRKNPYSNFSPSPSSASVFPAIISPERQMRNNKRAFSLWNQSIGFPRVSSASTSPERGVIKTPDAYARSSMYSSVSTTPERFFRKVLETSPPRWNDLSRNVKSLFLSRETELDSAEQSRSAAVHPPPRRPPPPMPVPPPLVPPSQSFMAQKLSFSELPQSCCWEGTTEGPKTKLKPLPFRPSSCRKNTWDSTKFNSLNVNPKQRSLSCDLPMLNQESRVLDPRKSQSVAFLLTRLDLTTNDVLQALQDGHYEAIGVEILESLSRIAPSEEEERKLKSYSDVKLAPSEKFLKEILNVPFVFKRIDALLSVATFGSKIQNLKQSFGVIQAACEELRNTKTLLKLLEAVFERGTNSLEALLEFVGRTNILHSVVHGIIESEGIRGLQAVGSLSSVLVEVKKAGEMDYGVLRSEVFDIYQGVKKVSEVLLLLNGENGDGEEQRWWMFRESMTRFLETAIEEIKMIETIEGCVISAVKEVTEYFHGDSAKEEAQVLRVFVVVRDFLFILDEVCKEMDAS, from the exons ATGGAAGGACTTCgctacatcatcatcatcttctcccTGCTATCATGCGCTTCCTCTCGCTTATCTTGCGCCTCACCGCCCACTTTCACTCGCCGCCACCTCTCACAAGCTCCTGTAACCGGCGGCTTGCCGTTCTTCCCAGCTTACGGCTCACCCTCCcctcctccttctcctcctcttcctcctccccCGACGCCTCTGCCGCCTCCTCCCGCCCCCGCGGACCTCACATTCCCGGCGAACATCTCCGCACTCGTCCTCCCTAGCTCCCCAAAACAACACACTGCTTCAAGAACACTCCTAATCCCGGTTATCTCCGCCCTCCTCGCCGCCGCAACGGCAATCATCCTCGCCTTGTTCCTGTACGGAAGGTGGAGAGTGCAGACCCGTCGTCACGAATCCAAGAACTTAGCTTCTGAAACTAAACCACCCGAACAAGCTCCTCCTCCATGTCCCCCTCCAAGAAACACAACTGAAAACAAACTCTCTgtctcagcttcagcttccgGGTCACGTTTCGTCAAACCGGAGTCCCCGGAGATCTCTCCTCTCCCGCCATTGCCGGCTCGTAGCTTCctcaaagaggaagaagatgacgaCGACGACTTCTACTCGCCTCAAGCGTCTCTAGCTAGTAAAGAACAGAGGAAAAACCCGTACAGTAACTTCTCCCCCTCTCCCTCTTCAGCCTCTGTTTTTCCGGCGATTATCTCGCCGGAGAGACAGATGAGAAACAACAAGAGAGCGTTCAGCCTCTGGAACCAGAGCATAGGCTTCCCACGAGTCTCCTCTGCTTCTACTTCGCCGGAGAGAGGCGTGATCAAGACTCCAGACGCGTACGCTCGTTCCTCCATGTACTCTTCAGTCTCCACCACGCCGGAGCGTTTCTTCCGGAAGGTTCTCGAAACTTCCCCGCCGAGGTGGAACGATCTCAGTCGAAACGTCAAGTCTTTGTTcctttctagagaaacagagctTGATTCAGCTGAGCAGAGCAGATCGGCGGCTGTTCATCCTCCTCCGCGACGGCCACCGCCTCCCATGCCGGTACCACCTCCTCTTGTCCCGCCGTCGCAGTCTTTTATGGCACAGAAACTATCTTTCTCGGAGTTGCCACAGAGTTGTTGTTGGGAAGGAACAACAGAAGGACCAAAGACGAAGCTGAAGCCTTTGCCTTTCCGACCAAGTTCTTGTCGGAAAAACACATGGGACAGTACTAAGTTCAACTCTTTAAACGTTAATCCGAAGCAGAGAAGTCTTAGCTGTGATCTTCCAATGCTGAATCAAGAAAGCAGAGTTTTAGATCCAAGAAAGAGTCAGAGTGTTGCTTTTCTACTTACAAGACTTGATCTCACCACAAATGATGTTCTTCAGGCACTTCAAGATG GTCACTATGAAGCAATTGGAGTTGAGATTCTTGAGAGTTTATCAAGAATAGCAccgagtgaagaagaagaaaggaagttGAAGAGCTATAGTGATGTCAAGCTTGCCCCATCAGAGAAGTTTCTTAAGGAAATTCTTAATGTACCTTTTGTGTTCAAACGCATTGATGCATTGCTCTCTGTTGCTACTTTTGGTTCCAAGATTCAAAACTTGAAACAATCATTTGGCGTTATACAg GCTGCTTGTGAGGAGCTAAGGAACACCAAAACGTTATTGAAACTTCTTGAAGCTGTCTTTGAGAGAGGAACAAATAGCCTTGAGGCGCTCCTCGAGTTTGTTGGAAGAACCAATATCTTGCATTCCGTTGTACACGGCATCATAGAATCAGAAGGCATCAGAGGACTACAAGCTGTTGGAAGTCTCAGTTCAGTCCTTGTGGAAGTCAAGAAAGCTGGAGAAATGGACTATGGTGTTCTGAGAAGTGAAGTGTTCGACATTTATCAAGGAGTCAAGAAAGTTAGTGAGGTTCTCCTGCTACTGAATGGTGAGaatggagatggtgaagaaCAACGGTGGTGGATGTTTAGAGAGTCGATGACGCGGTTCTTGGAAACGGCTATTGAGGAGATTAAAATGATTGAAACAATAGAAGGTTGTGTGATCTCTGCAGTGAAAGAGGTCACAGAGTATTTCCATGGAGATTCAGCAAAGGAGGAAGCTCAGGTGTTGAGAGTATTCGTGGTTGTGAGAGACTTTCTGTTCATTCTAGATGAAGTATGCAAGGAAATGGATGCGAGTTAA